One genomic window of Salvia miltiorrhiza cultivar Shanhuang (shh) chromosome 4, IMPLAD_Smil_shh, whole genome shotgun sequence includes the following:
- the LOC131021926 gene encoding uncharacterized protein LOC131021926 has product MARNEEKAQSMLNRFITMKEEEKKKPKERRPYLASECRDLAEADKWRQQIMREIGRKVAEIQNEGLGEHRLRDLNDEINKLIREKMHWERRIVELGGPNYSRHSAKMTDLDGNIVDVPNPSGRGPGYRYFGAAKKLPGVRELFEKPPELRKRRTRYDIYKRIDASYYGYRDDEDGILEKLEGPAEQKMRAAAVADWKEMEKIKQEARRAVKSGEVVEVGVVSKILFEEEEDVVEEERMKEKEKEEKEKEREFIAHVPLPDEEEIKKKVLEKKKQEMLSKYTSSELLEGLNESRSLLNIQK; this is encoded by the exons ATGGCTCGAAACGAAGAGAAAGCGCAGTCCATGCTGAACCGTTTCATCACCATGAAAgaggaggagaagaaaaagCCGAAGGAGCGCCGCCCCTACCTGGCGTCGGAGTGCCGCGACCTGGCGGAGGCCGACAAGTGGCGCCAGCAAATCATGCGCGAGATCGGCCGGAAAGTCGCTGAGATCCAGAACGAAGGCCTCGGAGAACACCGCCTCAGGGACCTGAACGACGAGATCAACAAGCTCATCCGAGAGAAGATGCATTGGGAGCGGCGCATCGTGGAGCTCGGAGGGCCGAATTACTCGAGGCATTCCGCAAAGATGACTGATTTGGATGGCAACATTGTCGATGTGCCTAACCCCAGCGGCAGGGGTCCCGGCTATAGGTATTTTGGCGCCGCCAAGAAGCTACCTGGTGTTCGCGAATTGTTCGAGAAGCCTCCTGAGCTGCGGAAAAGGCGCACCAG GTATGATATATACAAAAGGATCGATGCAAGTTATTATGGTTATAGGGATGATGAGGACGGCATATTAGAGAAACTAGAAGGACCAGCAGAGCAGAAGATGAGGGCTGCAGCTGTGGCAGACTGGAAGGAGATGGAGAAGATAAAGCAGGAAGCAAGGAGAGCTGTGAAGAGTGGGGAGGTGGTGGAAGTGGGTGTTGTGtcaaaaattttatttgagGAGGAAGAGGATGTGGTAGAGGAAGAGAGGATGaaagagaaggagaaagagGAAAAGGAGAAGGAGAGGGAATTTATTGCCCATGTGCCCCTGCCGGATGAGGAGGAGATAAAAAAGAAAGTActggagaagaagaagcaggAAATGCTGAGCAAGTATACAAGCAGTGAGTTGCTAGAGGGGCTAAATGAATCAAGGTCCTTGCTTAATATCCAGAAGTAG